One region of Ananas comosus cultivar F153 linkage group 9, ASM154086v1, whole genome shotgun sequence genomic DNA includes:
- the LOC109715865 gene encoding methylsterol monooxygenase 1-1-like has protein sequence MLPYATAAEAAAALGRNLTAAESLWFRYSARVPDPLLYYHNVLFLLVIFTLAPLPLALLELRLPSAIDAYKLQPKTRLSAASFAKCYWDVMRVFILVVGPLQLVSYPTIKLVGIRTGLPLPTAGEMVAQLVVYFLIEDYGNYWIHRLLHGKWGYEKIHRVHHEFTAPIGFAAPYAHWAEVLILGIPSFVGPAIAPCHMVTFWLWIILRQAEAIDTHSGYDFPLSPTKYIPFYGGAEYHDYHHYVGGQSQSNFASVFTYCDYIYGTDKGYRYHKEHLAKMREQWRTSGQNGELNGVNHNQKSA, from the exons ATGCTCCCCTACGCCACCGCCGCAGAGGCCGCGGCCGCGCTGGGGCGCAACCTCACCGCGGCGGAGTCGCTCTGGTTCCGCTACTCCGCGCGCGTCCCCGACCCCCTCCTCTACTACCACaacgtcctcttcctcctcgtcaTCTTCACCCTGGCCCCCCTCCCCCTGGCCCTCCTCGAGCTCCGCCTCCCCTCCGCCATTGACGCCTACAAGCTCCAGCCCAAGACCCgcctctccgccgcctccttcgcCAAGTGCTACTGGGACGTGATGCGCGTCTTCATCCTCGTCGTCGGGCCCCTCCAACTCGTCTCCTACCCCACCATCAAG TTGGTAGGGATCAGGACAGGGCTGCCTCTGCCGACGGCAGGGGAGATGGTGGCGCAGCTTGTGGTGTACTTCTTGATAGAAGACTATGGGAATTACTGGATTCATCGGCTATTGCACGGGAAATGGGGGTATGAGAAGATCCACCGCGTCCACCACGAGTTTACGGCGCCAATTGGTTTTGCTGCGCCATACGCGCACTGGGCGGAGGTGCTTATTTTAGGGATCCCATCCTTCGTGGGGCCCGCCATTGCCCCCTGCCACATGGTCACCTTCTGGCTCTGGATCATCCTCCGCCAGGCCGAGGCCATCGACACACACAGCGG ATATGACTTTCCACTTAGTCCAACAAAGTACATTCCTTTCTATGGGGGAGCGGAGTACCATGATTATCATCACTATGTAGGAGGACAGAGCCAAAGTAACTTTGCTTCCGTGTTCACATACTGCGACTACATCTACGGAACGGACAAG GGCTACAGATACCATAAGGAACACTTAGCAAAG ATGAGGGAACAGTGGAGAACAAGTGGTCAAAATGGTGAATTAAATGGCGTTAACCATAATCAGAAGTCGGCATAG